The Lysinibacillus pakistanensis genome includes a window with the following:
- a CDS encoding sugar-binding transcriptional regulator: protein MLSVPEAQQRLLPEMYPLLQTRYRILQTIQLMQPIGRRTLAESLKMTEREIRKETDILREQGLLDSQKSGMVCTDDGEVVIEKLRTLVYEWSGLTQLAKLLEKHFGLQHVIVVPGDYNEDDTVLTLLGKEAAQVFMSSSFNGQVVAVTGGKSVASLTPFLHPAHAQNITFVAARGGIGHEMQMQANTLVATFAMQMDAQYRTLFLPEHLSEQAYQAMLTEPMVTEMMNYYERADCVIHGIGSAEEMALRRNSSPEDLRILEEKGAVSEAFGYYFNAAGEIVHRIRTIGIQLEQVQESKQVIAVAAGKQKVKAMLSYFKVAPKQTIFITDEAAAKAIAEGLPSL from the coding sequence ATGTTATCTGTACCTGAGGCACAGCAAAGGCTACTTCCAGAAATGTATCCGCTTCTTCAAACAAGATACCGTATTTTGCAGACAATCCAGCTAATGCAGCCTATTGGGCGTCGAACACTTGCAGAATCACTAAAAATGACTGAACGTGAAATACGAAAAGAAACAGATATTTTACGTGAGCAAGGGTTATTAGATTCTCAAAAGTCGGGTATGGTATGTACAGATGACGGTGAAGTAGTAATAGAAAAATTAAGAACGCTCGTCTATGAATGGTCGGGACTTACCCAGTTAGCAAAATTACTGGAAAAGCATTTTGGTTTACAGCATGTAATTGTTGTACCAGGTGATTATAATGAGGACGATACGGTACTTACCTTACTTGGTAAGGAGGCAGCGCAAGTATTTATGTCTTCCAGTTTCAATGGGCAGGTCGTGGCTGTTACGGGTGGCAAATCTGTTGCGTCACTGACACCATTTCTACATCCTGCACATGCACAAAACATTACATTTGTAGCTGCACGTGGTGGAATTGGACATGAAATGCAAATGCAAGCGAATACACTCGTTGCAACATTTGCCATGCAGATGGATGCCCAATATCGCACCTTGTTTTTACCTGAGCATTTAAGCGAGCAGGCATATCAAGCTATGCTCACAGAGCCAATGGTAACGGAAATGATGAATTATTATGAGCGTGCAGATTGTGTTATCCATGGGATAGGCTCTGCGGAGGAAATGGCTTTAAGGCGGAACTCATCACCTGAGGATTTACGAATTCTTGAAGAAAAGGGCGCTGTGAGTGAAGCATTTGGCTATTATTTTAATGCTGCAGGTGAGATAGTTCATCGAATACGTACAATCGGTATTCAGCTAGAGCAAGTTCAAGAGAGTAAGCAAGTAATTGCAGTTGCTGCAGGTAAACAAAAAGTGAAGGCAATGCTATCGTATTTTAAGGTTGCGCCAAAGCAAACCATATTTATTACTGATGAGGCGGCAGCAAAAGCAATCGCTGAGGGTTTACCTTCCTTATAG
- the tpiA gene encoding triose-phosphate isomerase, producing the protein MRKPIIAGNWKMYKTFEEAIEFVDTIQDKLPSNDKVDAVVCAPALYLPTLVQVASESELAIGAQTMHYENEGAFTGEISPNQLASVQVDYVILGHSERREYYNETDEAINKKVAAALAHNIVPIICCGETLTEREAGTTEQKVASQIKAALAGFEAQQVEHMVIAYEPIWAIGTGKTATAEDANQVCEAIRGVVEDLYNAETAAAVRIQYGGSVKPENIAELLSKEHIDGALVGGASLQPESYLTLLEAAANA; encoded by the coding sequence ATGCGTAAACCAATTATTGCAGGTAACTGGAAAATGTATAAAACATTTGAGGAGGCCATCGAGTTTGTCGATACGATTCAGGACAAACTTCCTTCAAATGACAAAGTAGATGCTGTTGTTTGCGCACCAGCACTTTATTTACCTACACTTGTGCAGGTTGCTAGTGAATCGGAGTTAGCGATTGGTGCACAAACAATGCATTATGAAAATGAAGGTGCATTTACAGGGGAAATCAGCCCGAATCAGCTTGCAAGTGTACAAGTGGATTATGTCATTTTAGGGCACTCAGAACGTCGTGAGTACTACAATGAAACAGATGAAGCCATTAATAAAAAGGTAGCAGCAGCATTAGCACATAACATCGTACCAATTATTTGCTGTGGTGAAACGCTCACAGAACGTGAAGCAGGAACGACTGAGCAAAAGGTAGCTAGTCAAATTAAAGCGGCACTTGCTGGGTTTGAAGCGCAACAGGTGGAGCATATGGTCATTGCCTATGAGCCAATTTGGGCAATTGGTACAGGTAAAACAGCAACGGCCGAAGATGCAAACCAAGTATGTGAAGCTATTCGTGGGGTTGTGGAAGATTTGTATAATGCTGAAACAGCGGCCGCTGTACGTATTCAGTATGGTGGCAGTGTGAAGCCTGAAAATATCGCAGAATTATTATCAAAAGAGCATATTGATGGTGCCTTAGTTGGTGGTGCTAGCTTACAACCAGAATCATATTTAACATTATTGGAGGCGGCGGCAAATGCCTAA
- the gpmI gene encoding 2,3-bisphosphoglycerate-independent phosphoglycerate mutase, with protein sequence MPKKPVALIILDGFAFRDETYGNAVAQANKPNFDRYWNQYPHATLTAAGEAVGLPEGQMGNSEVGHLNIGAGRIVYQSLTRLNKSIREGDFFTNPAFLEAVAHVKAHQSKLHVMGLLSDGGVHSHYEHMFALLKLAKQQGLEDVFVHGFLDGRDVGPTTALDYIEETKRQMDEIGIGKFASIHGRYYAMDRDKRWDRVALTYNVLVDGVGQTAESATSGVAASYEREVTDEFVIPFSIQEHGEPVATINDNDAVIFFNFRPDRAIQLSKVFTNNQFDGFVLSARHPKNLKFVSFTHYSDEVHAQVAYENDNLKNTIGEVLATNGKAQLRIAETEKYPHVTFFMSGGREDNFEGEERILIASPKVATYDLKPEMSAYEVTEALLAEIAAEKFDGIILNFANPDMVGHSGMLEPTIKAIEAVDECLGKVVDALLAKGGAAIITADHGNSDEVLTLAGEPMTAHTTNPVPVIVTKPNVVLRNGGILADLAPTMLELLQVSQPTEMTGQSLIEKEEN encoded by the coding sequence ATGCCTAAAAAGCCAGTAGCATTAATTATTTTAGATGGCTTCGCATTTCGAGATGAAACATACGGGAATGCTGTAGCACAAGCAAATAAGCCTAATTTTGATCGTTATTGGAACCAGTATCCCCATGCTACATTAACGGCAGCAGGTGAAGCAGTAGGGTTACCAGAAGGTCAAATGGGCAATTCTGAAGTTGGACACTTGAACATCGGTGCTGGACGTATTGTTTACCAAAGCTTAACACGTTTAAATAAATCGATTCGTGAAGGTGACTTCTTTACAAATCCTGCATTTTTAGAGGCAGTGGCACATGTAAAGGCTCATCAGTCGAAGCTGCATGTTATGGGCCTACTTTCGGATGGGGGCGTTCATAGTCATTATGAGCATATGTTTGCCCTATTAAAGCTTGCTAAGCAGCAGGGTCTAGAAGATGTTTTTGTACATGGCTTCTTAGATGGGCGAGATGTTGGACCAACAACAGCATTAGATTATATTGAAGAAACTAAAAGACAGATGGATGAAATTGGTATAGGTAAATTCGCCTCTATTCATGGACGCTACTATGCAATGGACCGTGATAAACGATGGGATCGGGTAGCTCTAACCTATAATGTGCTTGTTGATGGCGTTGGTCAAACAGCAGAAAGTGCAACAAGTGGTGTAGCAGCATCCTATGAGCGTGAGGTAACAGATGAATTTGTGATTCCATTTAGTATCCAAGAGCATGGAGAGCCAGTGGCAACAATTAATGATAATGACGCAGTAATTTTCTTTAATTTCCGCCCTGACCGTGCCATTCAATTGTCAAAAGTATTTACAAATAATCAATTTGATGGCTTTGTTTTATCAGCTAGGCATCCGAAAAATTTAAAATTTGTCTCCTTCACACACTATAGTGATGAAGTTCATGCACAGGTGGCCTATGAAAATGACAACCTGAAAAATACGATAGGTGAAGTGTTAGCCACAAATGGTAAAGCACAGCTACGTATTGCAGAGACAGAAAAATATCCGCATGTGACCTTCTTTATGAGTGGTGGACGTGAGGATAATTTTGAAGGGGAAGAGCGAATTTTAATTGCATCTCCAAAGGTTGCGACCTACGACTTAAAACCTGAAATGTCTGCCTATGAGGTGACAGAAGCCTTACTTGCAGAAATAGCTGCTGAAAAATTTGATGGAATCATCCTTAATTTTGCTAATCCAGATATGGTGGGGCATAGTGGAATGCTAGAGCCAACGATTAAGGCGATAGAAGCAGTAGATGAATGTTTAGGGAAAGTAGTGGATGCACTGCTTGCAAAAGGCGGTGCAGCTATTATTACAGCTGACCATGGTAATTCTGATGAAGTGCTGACTTTAGCAGGGGAGCCAATGACAGCTCATACAACAAATCCTGTTCCAGTAATTGTGACAAAACCAAATGTTGTTTTACGAAATGGTGGTATTTTAGCCGATTTGGCGCCAACCATGTTAGAATTATTACAGGTGTCACAACCTACTGAAATGACAGGTCAATCATTAATTGAAAAAGAGGAGAATTAA
- the gap gene encoding type I glyceraldehyde-3-phosphate dehydrogenase, with product MALKLAINGFGRIGRLVFREAMEHDEFEVVAVNDLTDAGQLAHLLKYDSVHGIYDAEVYAEGDSFVVNGKNVKVYAEKDPTQLPWGELGVDVVLECTGKFRSMEEVSKHIEAGAKKAILSAPAKGAMPTFVMGVNHEDYNPETDDVISNASCTTNCLAPVAKILDEKFGIVRGMMTTIHSYTNDQRILDFPHSDPRRARAGAVSMIPTTTGAAVAVSKVLPQLKGKLDGFSMRVPTPNVSCVDLVVELKADVTKESINAALKEASENELKGILGYNELPLVSIDYNGNHNSSTVDGLSTMVLENSMVKVLAWYDNEIGYSTRLMDLALYIAEKGFNHK from the coding sequence ATGGCATTAAAATTAGCGATTAATGGATTTGGGCGTATTGGACGTTTAGTATTTCGTGAAGCAATGGAGCACGATGAATTTGAAGTAGTTGCAGTAAATGATTTAACAGATGCTGGTCAGCTTGCACATTTATTAAAATATGATTCAGTACACGGTATCTACGATGCTGAGGTTTATGCAGAAGGCGATTCTTTCGTAGTGAACGGAAAAAATGTGAAAGTTTATGCTGAAAAAGATCCTACTCAATTACCATGGGGTGAGCTTGGTGTAGATGTTGTGCTTGAATGTACAGGTAAATTCCGCTCTATGGAAGAAGTAAGTAAGCATATTGAAGCAGGTGCTAAAAAAGCGATCCTTTCAGCACCAGCAAAGGGTGCAATGCCTACATTTGTCATGGGTGTCAACCATGAGGATTACAATCCTGAAACAGACGATGTTATTTCAAATGCTTCTTGTACAACGAATTGTTTAGCACCTGTAGCGAAAATATTGGATGAAAAATTCGGTATTGTCCGCGGTATGATGACAACAATTCACTCTTATACGAACGACCAACGAATTCTTGACTTCCCTCACTCTGACCCACGTCGTGCACGTGCAGGTGCTGTGTCAATGATTCCAACAACAACAGGGGCAGCTGTAGCAGTTTCTAAAGTTTTACCTCAATTAAAAGGTAAATTAGATGGCTTCTCTATGCGTGTACCAACACCAAACGTTTCTTGTGTTGATTTAGTAGTAGAACTAAAAGCGGATGTAACGAAAGAATCCATTAATGCGGCACTAAAAGAAGCCTCAGAAAACGAACTTAAAGGTATTTTAGGATACAATGAACTACCTTTAGTTTCTATTGACTACAATGGCAATCATAATTCTTCGACAGTGGATGGTCTTTCTACGATGGTGTTAGAAAATAGTATGGTGAAGGTTTTAGCATGGTATGATAACGAAATTGGCTATTCAACTCGTTTAATGGACTTAGCTCTATATATTGCAGAAAAAGGATTCAATCATAAATAA
- a CDS encoding glutaredoxin family protein, whose protein sequence is MNVKFFTRANCGLCVEGLHTLKLVQEDLGFHVDIIDIEENEAVHEKYMLMIPVVEKDGQVIQYGNLDYATLMEHLSYE, encoded by the coding sequence GTGAATGTGAAATTTTTTACTCGTGCTAATTGTGGGCTATGCGTGGAAGGTTTGCATACATTAAAACTTGTACAAGAGGACTTAGGTTTTCATGTCGATATCATTGACATTGAAGAAAATGAGGCAGTGCATGAAAAATATATGCTAATGATTCCAGTAGTAGAAAAGGATGGGCAAGTCATACAATATGGTAATTTAGATTACGCAACATTGATGGAGCATTTATCTTACGAATAG
- a CDS encoding phosphoglycerate kinase: protein MLNKKTMKDIEVKGQRVFVRVDFNVPMADGVITDDTRIRAAIPTIEYLVEQGAKVILASHLGRPKGEVKEEMRLTAVGVRLAELIGKPVTKLDESIGKEVEKAVTDMQDGDILLLENVRFHAGEEKNDPALAEAFSKLADVYVNDAFGAAHRAHASTEGIAKHVPAVSGFLMQKELDVLGKALSNPERPFTAIIGGAKVKDKIGVIESLLEKVDHLIIGGGLSFTFIKAQGYDIGKSLLEEDKIELAKSFIDKAKAKGVQLHMPIDAVVANEFSKDAETKIVDVDAIPADWMGLDIGPKTAANYAEVIQNSKLIIWNGPMGVFEMDKFANGTKTVAEAMANTAGYTVIGGGDSAAAVEKFDVADKMDHISTGGGASLELMEGKELPGIVALNDK, encoded by the coding sequence ATGTTAAATAAGAAGACGATGAAAGATATTGAGGTAAAAGGGCAGCGCGTATTTGTACGTGTCGATTTTAATGTACCGATGGCAGATGGTGTGATTACGGATGATACACGTATTCGTGCAGCAATCCCTACAATTGAATATTTAGTGGAGCAAGGAGCTAAAGTAATTTTAGCCTCTCACTTGGGACGACCAAAGGGTGAAGTAAAAGAAGAGATGCGTCTAACGGCTGTAGGAGTTCGATTAGCTGAATTAATCGGCAAACCTGTTACTAAATTGGATGAGTCAATTGGTAAAGAGGTAGAGAAGGCTGTTACAGACATGCAAGATGGTGACATTCTTTTACTAGAGAATGTACGTTTCCACGCTGGTGAAGAGAAAAACGACCCAGCACTAGCAGAAGCATTTTCAAAATTAGCAGATGTCTATGTTAATGATGCGTTTGGTGCTGCTCACCGTGCACACGCGTCAACAGAAGGTATTGCAAAGCATGTTCCAGCTGTTTCTGGTTTCCTTATGCAAAAGGAACTTGATGTATTAGGCAAAGCATTATCTAACCCTGAGCGTCCATTTACGGCCATTATCGGTGGTGCTAAAGTGAAGGATAAGATCGGTGTTATTGAAAGCCTACTAGAAAAGGTAGATCATTTAATTATCGGTGGTGGTTTATCATTTACATTTATTAAAGCACAGGGGTACGATATCGGTAAATCTTTATTGGAAGAGGACAAAATTGAGCTAGCCAAATCTTTTATTGACAAGGCTAAGGCAAAAGGCGTGCAATTACATATGCCAATTGATGCAGTTGTTGCAAATGAATTTTCAAAAGATGCAGAAACGAAAATTGTAGATGTAGACGCGATTCCAGCAGATTGGATGGGCTTAGATATTGGTCCAAAAACAGCGGCAAATTATGCAGAGGTCATTCAGAATTCTAAATTAATTATTTGGAATGGTCCTATGGGCGTTTTTGAAATGGATAAGTTTGCAAATGGCACTAAAACTGTAGCTGAGGCAATGGCCAATACAGCAGGTTATACAGTAATTGGTGGAGGCGATTCTGCAGCAGCTGTTGAAAAATTTGATGTAGCAGATAAGATGGATCACATATCTACAGGTGGCGGTGCTTCTTTAGAATTAATGGAAGGTAAAGAGCTTCCTGGCATTGTGGCATTAAACGATAAATAA
- a CDS encoding S9 family peptidase produces MKKRFLSASLAVILTTSAVYPVTMQEVRAANETSQQVVAQEESVTAQEFLNLAVTALTFQHGSESMRQQITATWVKGEELKDLTLAIKRDEAARILVRALNKEEKESTLDEYKEKAAKLGLFTGLLIGDNTLSKQDAVKMLNNAKQVKNGTNNEGVKEISVEDFMKSPGNFGYQLSPDGNYITFSSAWENRSNVFVKKMGDDSEPVRVSNSKDRDIAGSFWKDDTLLYVKDKGGDENFHIYSTTFNGTEEKDLTPYPNVTVGLLSSLQGVKDEILIMMNKEDATVFDVYKLNVKTGETTHVAKNPGNISNWLADRNGEVRVAVASDGVVGTVLYRDSEKDEFKPFIELAAGDEVTPLAFSKDNKHIYATSNKGRDKVEVVKYDLEGKEEVVMSNKDVDVTGVLYSAEQDKLLYGAYITDKPHYQFFDENFEKLFRKIQDKLGVHESELGINDYNKEMTKFIVSVSSDTVYGKYYYYDSLTDKLTELATLSPWLKSEELSEMHPISYKSRDGLTINGYLTLPKNKEAKNLPLIVNPHGGPWARDMWGFNPEVQLLANRGYAVLQVNFRSSTGYGKEFLQAGNKQWGLKIQDDITDGVQWAIGQGIADPKRIGIYGASFGGYATLAGITFTPDLYAAAVDYVGVSNIFTLLNTIPPYWETMREMFYERVGHPEKDKELLTAASPVFHADKIKTPLFVAQGANDPRVNKAESDQIVEALRARGVDVEYMLKENEGHGFQNEENKIEFYNAMLKFLDSHLKK; encoded by the coding sequence TTGAAAAAACGATTTTTATCGGCATCATTAGCGGTCATTTTAACGACTTCTGCTGTTTATCCAGTCACAATGCAAGAGGTACGAGCTGCCAATGAAACTAGTCAACAAGTAGTAGCCCAAGAGGAAAGTGTCACAGCACAGGAATTTCTTAATTTAGCTGTAACAGCTTTAACCTTCCAGCATGGATCAGAATCTATGCGTCAGCAAATCACTGCAACGTGGGTAAAAGGTGAGGAATTAAAGGATTTAACCCTTGCTATTAAACGTGATGAAGCAGCACGTATTTTAGTAAGAGCTTTAAATAAAGAGGAAAAAGAATCAACGCTTGATGAGTACAAAGAAAAAGCAGCTAAGCTTGGATTATTTACTGGGCTTTTAATTGGTGATAATACGCTTTCTAAGCAAGATGCAGTCAAAATGTTAAATAATGCTAAACAAGTGAAAAACGGTACTAATAATGAGGGCGTAAAGGAAATTTCTGTAGAAGACTTCATGAAAAGCCCAGGAAACTTTGGCTATCAGCTTTCGCCAGATGGTAATTATATAACGTTCTCATCAGCATGGGAAAACCGTTCTAATGTTTTTGTGAAAAAAATGGGTGATGATAGTGAGCCTGTCCGTGTATCAAATTCAAAGGATCGAGATATAGCTGGTTCCTTCTGGAAGGATGATACATTACTATATGTTAAGGATAAAGGTGGAGATGAGAATTTCCATATTTACTCTACAACATTTAACGGGACAGAGGAAAAGGATTTAACGCCGTATCCAAATGTGACAGTAGGTTTATTGAGTAGTTTGCAGGGTGTAAAAGATGAGATTCTGATTATGATGAACAAAGAAGATGCGACAGTGTTCGATGTGTACAAGCTTAATGTGAAGACTGGTGAAACAACACATGTTGCTAAAAACCCTGGTAATATCTCGAACTGGTTAGCAGACCGTAATGGAGAAGTGCGTGTTGCGGTTGCATCAGATGGGGTAGTTGGAACTGTTCTTTATCGTGACTCCGAAAAAGATGAATTCAAGCCATTTATTGAATTAGCAGCAGGGGATGAAGTTACACCACTTGCATTCTCCAAGGACAATAAACATATTTACGCAACCTCTAATAAAGGAAGAGACAAAGTAGAAGTTGTTAAATATGATTTAGAAGGCAAAGAAGAAGTCGTTATGTCTAATAAAGATGTAGACGTTACAGGTGTACTATATAGTGCTGAGCAGGATAAACTATTATATGGTGCGTATATAACAGATAAACCACATTACCAATTCTTTGATGAGAACTTTGAAAAGCTATTCCGTAAAATACAAGATAAATTAGGTGTTCATGAAAGTGAATTAGGTATTAACGATTACAATAAGGAAATGACTAAGTTTATTGTTAGCGTTTCTAGTGATACGGTTTACGGAAAATATTATTACTATGATTCTTTAACAGATAAATTGACAGAATTGGCTACATTAAGCCCTTGGTTAAAATCTGAGGAACTATCTGAAATGCATCCAATTTCCTATAAGAGTAGAGATGGCTTAACAATTAATGGCTATCTAACATTGCCAAAAAACAAAGAAGCTAAAAATCTACCACTTATCGTGAATCCACATGGTGGTCCATGGGCACGTGATATGTGGGGCTTCAATCCAGAGGTCCAGCTATTAGCGAACCGCGGTTATGCAGTCTTACAGGTTAATTTCCGTTCTTCTACTGGTTACGGTAAGGAATTCCTGCAGGCTGGTAATAAACAGTGGGGTCTAAAAATTCAAGATGATATTACAGATGGCGTACAATGGGCAATTGGCCAAGGTATTGCGGACCCTAAACGAATTGGTATTTACGGGGCATCATTTGGCGGTTATGCTACTTTAGCTGGTATTACGTTTACACCAGATTTATATGCAGCAGCAGTTGACTATGTAGGTGTTTCGAATATCTTTACGTTATTAAATACAATTCCTCCATATTGGGAAACAATGCGTGAAATGTTCTATGAGCGAGTAGGGCATCCAGAGAAAGATAAAGAGCTATTAACAGCTGCTTCTCCAGTGTTCCATGCGGATAAAATTAAAACACCATTATTCGTGGCTCAAGGTGCAAATGATCCACGTGTAAACAAAGCTGAATCCGATCAAATTGTAGAAGCATTACGTGCTAGAGGCGTTGACGTGGAGTACATGCTGAAAGAGAATGAAGGCCATGGCTTCCAAAATGAAGAAAATAAAATTGAATTCTATAATGCGATGTTAAAATTCTTAGATAGTCATCTAAAAAAATAA
- a CDS encoding PLP-dependent aminotransferase family protein, producing the protein MDTKYDGIVKDIKNQLANGDLLAGSKLPSVRQLSEKFSCSKNTVIKAYDELEKEHLIFSIPKSGYYVVNEFQHLDSRRTTIDFLSAGPDKNIMPYIDFQHCINQAIDTYKEELFTYSDQQGFYSLRIQLVKYLQSLQVFTEPERLFIVSGSQQALNLLVSMPFPNGKKNILIEQPTYFGFIESANLHSKTTFGIDLSMDGIDFDRLEYIFRNNDIKFFYIVPRFQNPLGHSYTNKEKKRIVELAEKYDVYIVEDDFLGELDPNTKSDPLFSYNPSGRVIYIKSFSKIFLPGLRIATIVLPQKMSSHFSRYKFTADFNSSVLSQGALEIYLKNGMFQSHIKKIKELYFGKMKHLQEACELFLPNNTLYTKPASGFYLTIYLPEHVAAKQIVQLLKEQHIFVDDASRMFLPEYKKENLIRLSISQVEDNQIHTGVEKLAHCITLINSKRSATSQYKIQLL; encoded by the coding sequence ATGGATACAAAATATGATGGAATAGTTAAAGACATTAAAAATCAGCTTGCGAATGGTGATCTGCTGGCAGGGAGTAAGCTTCCCTCAGTCCGACAATTGTCTGAGAAATTTTCCTGCAGTAAAAACACTGTTATTAAAGCATACGATGAATTAGAAAAGGAACATTTAATATTTTCTATTCCCAAAAGTGGCTATTATGTTGTCAATGAATTTCAGCACCTTGATTCTAGAAGGACGACCATCGATTTTTTATCTGCTGGTCCTGATAAAAACATCATGCCATACATTGATTTTCAGCACTGTATCAATCAAGCAATTGATACATATAAGGAAGAATTATTTACTTATTCCGATCAACAAGGCTTCTACTCTTTGCGCATACAATTGGTGAAATATTTACAAAGCTTACAGGTTTTCACCGAACCAGAAAGATTATTTATTGTCTCCGGCTCACAGCAAGCATTAAATTTATTAGTATCCATGCCATTTCCAAATGGCAAAAAAAATATCTTAATTGAACAGCCTACTTATTTTGGCTTTATCGAATCAGCTAATTTACATTCGAAAACTACCTTTGGAATTGATTTATCTATGGATGGTATAGATTTTGATCGTCTAGAGTATATTTTTCGGAATAATGATATAAAGTTTTTCTATATTGTACCAAGGTTTCAAAACCCGCTTGGTCATAGCTACACAAATAAAGAGAAAAAGAGAATTGTTGAATTGGCTGAAAAGTACGATGTGTATATCGTTGAGGATGATTTTTTAGGGGAGCTTGATCCAAACACTAAATCTGATCCATTATTTTCATACAACCCTTCTGGAAGAGTCATTTATATAAAAAGTTTTTCTAAGATTTTTCTACCTGGTTTAAGGATTGCTACCATCGTTCTTCCCCAAAAAATGAGCAGCCATTTTTCACGCTATAAGTTTACTGCTGATTTTAATAGTTCCGTGCTTTCGCAGGGTGCATTAGAGATTTATTTAAAAAATGGCATGTTTCAAAGCCATATAAAAAAAATAAAGGAGCTTTATTTTGGAAAGATGAAGCATCTACAGGAGGCTTGTGAATTATTTCTACCCAATAACACGCTTTACACAAAGCCAGCATCCGGATTTTACCTTACCATCTACTTACCAGAACATGTTGCAGCAAAGCAAATTGTTCAATTGTTAAAGGAACAACATATTTTTGTTGATGATGCCTCTAGAATGTTTCTGCCAGAATATAAAAAGGAGAACCTAATTCGCCTAAGCATTTCCCAGGTAGAAGACAACCAAATTCATACTGGTGTAGAAAAGCTGGCTCATTGTATCACGTTGATTAACAGCAAGAGATCTGCTACGTCCCAATATAAAATTCAGCTCCTATAA
- a CDS encoding DMT family transporter encodes MGILLGLLGVICFSLTLPATSVAVEYFGTTFVGLGRAVIASILVAIILIGRKEKLPSARQFKSLVIVSLGAVLGFPLLTSWAMTSLPVSHGAVELALLPLATAGFAMMRAGEMPSLKFWLSSIAGALAVIIYAIYLGLGQLHIADFALLAAVVILGLSYAEGGLLAQEIGSWQVIAWAIIIAVPVLVIPVSLNVSGEMLHAPLKAWISFLYLAIVSQFLAYVAWYGGMAMGGISRVSQIQYLQPFLMIIFAALFLHESISVFTIVIAIAVVLSVMIGKNASIAKKASI; translated from the coding sequence ATGGGGATATTATTAGGTTTATTGGGTGTTATTTGTTTTAGTTTAACCTTACCTGCAACTAGTGTAGCTGTTGAATATTTTGGTACTACATTCGTTGGTTTAGGAAGAGCAGTAATTGCTTCAATTTTAGTTGCTATTATCTTGATTGGAAGAAAAGAAAAATTACCTAGTGCTCGTCAGTTTAAAAGCTTAGTAATTGTCTCTTTAGGTGCCGTGTTAGGATTTCCCCTCCTAACTTCTTGGGCAATGACTAGTTTGCCAGTATCTCATGGAGCGGTAGAGCTAGCTCTGTTACCTTTAGCTACAGCAGGCTTTGCAATGATGAGAGCGGGGGAAATGCCGTCACTTAAATTTTGGCTATCTAGTATTGCAGGTGCTCTAGCCGTAATTATTTATGCTATTTATCTTGGACTGGGTCAGCTACATATTGCAGATTTCGCATTATTGGCTGCTGTCGTAATACTAGGGCTCAGCTATGCGGAGGGAGGATTGCTTGCACAGGAAATAGGTAGCTGGCAAGTAATTGCGTGGGCCATTATTATTGCAGTGCCTGTTCTGGTTATTCCAGTATCTCTAAACGTTTCAGGGGAGATGTTACATGCACCTCTAAAAGCTTGGATTAGTTTTTTATATTTAGCGATTGTAAGTCAATTTCTAGCCTATGTAGCATGGTATGGCGGTATGGCGATGGGCGGTATCTCTAGGGTTAGCCAAATACAATACTTACAGCCATTTTTAATGATTATTTTTGCGGCTTTATTTCTTCATGAATCGATTTCAGTATTTACAATTGTCATAGCAATTGCTGTTGTGTTGTCAGTGATGATTGGCAAAAACGCTTCAATAGCTAAAAAAGCTTCTATATAA